The proteins below come from a single Stutzerimonas stutzeri RCH2 genomic window:
- the prpF gene encoding 2-methylaconitate cis-trans isomerase PrpF translates to MAHVSQVRIPATYMRGGTSKGVFFRLQDLPESCQVPGAARDKLFMRVIGSPDPYSAHIDGMGGATSSTSKCVILSKSTRPDHDVEYLYGQVSIDKPFVDWSGNCGNLSTGAGAFALHAGLVDAERIPQNGTCVVRIWQANIGKTIIAHVPVTDGQAQETGDFELDGVTFPAAEIVLEFLDPSDDGEEGGSMFPTGNLVDELEVPGVGTLKATMISAGIPTVFVNAEDIGYQGTELREDINGNPEALARLEAIRVAGALRMGLIKTAEEALTRQHTPKVAFVSRPKSYRASSGKTIDAAEVDLLVRALSMGKLHHAMMGTCAVAIGTAAAVPGTLVNLAAGGGERQAVRFGHPSGTLRVGAEAKQVDGQWTVTKAIMSRSARVLMEGWVRVPGDAF, encoded by the coding sequence ATGGCTCATGTATCCCAGGTCAGAATTCCCGCGACCTATATGCGTGGTGGCACCAGCAAGGGCGTGTTCTTCCGGCTGCAAGACCTTCCGGAAAGCTGTCAGGTGCCCGGCGCGGCGCGCGACAAGCTGTTCATGCGCGTGATCGGCAGCCCCGATCCGTACTCGGCGCATATCGACGGCATGGGTGGCGCCACGTCCAGCACCAGCAAGTGCGTGATCCTGTCAAAAAGCACTCGGCCTGATCACGATGTCGAGTACCTCTATGGTCAGGTGTCGATCGACAAGCCGTTCGTCGACTGGAGTGGCAACTGCGGCAACCTTTCGACCGGTGCTGGTGCGTTTGCGCTGCATGCAGGGCTGGTGGATGCCGAGCGTATTCCGCAGAACGGTACCTGTGTGGTGCGGATCTGGCAGGCCAACATCGGCAAAACCATCATTGCCCATGTGCCGGTCACTGATGGCCAGGCGCAGGAAACTGGCGATTTCGAGCTGGACGGCGTGACCTTCCCGGCTGCCGAGATCGTGCTCGAATTCCTCGATCCGTCGGATGATGGCGAGGAGGGCGGCTCGATGTTCCCTACCGGCAATCTCGTGGATGAGCTGGAGGTGCCTGGGGTCGGTACGCTCAAGGCGACCATGATCAGCGCCGGCATCCCGACGGTGTTCGTCAATGCCGAGGATATCGGCTACCAGGGCACCGAGCTGCGCGAGGACATCAACGGCAACCCCGAGGCGCTGGCGCGGCTGGAGGCGATTCGTGTGGCCGGTGCCTTGCGCATGGGTTTGATCAAGACCGCTGAAGAGGCACTGACCCGGCAACACACGCCAAAGGTCGCCTTTGTTTCCCGGCCGAAAAGCTATCGGGCCTCCAGCGGAAAGACCATCGATGCAGCTGAGGTCGATCTGCTCGTGCGGGCGTTGTCGATGGGCAAGCTGCACCACGCGATGATGGGTACCTGCGCGGTGGCCATCGGCACAGCGGCGGCCGTTCCCGGTACGCTGGTCAATCTTGCTGCAGGCGGCGGTGAACGCCAGGCCGTGCGCTTCGGGCATCCGTCCGGCACGCTGCGGGTTGGGGCCGAGGCGAAACAGGTCGACGGCCAGTGGACCGTTACCAAAGCGATCATGAGTCGCAGCGCGCGGGTATTGATGGAGGGCTGGGTTCGCGTGCCAGGCGACGCGTTCTGA
- a CDS encoding pyruvate, water dikinase regulatory protein, whose translation MKRTAFFISDGTGITAETLGQSLLAQFENITFTKLTRPYIDTAEKARAMVQQINNAAEKDGGRPIIFDTLVNQEIRDILAESNGFMIDIFSSFLAPLEHELMSRSSYSVGKSHSISHNANYMERIDAVNFALDNDDGARTRYYDKADLILVGVSRCGKTPTCLYMAMQYGIRAANYPLTEDDMERLQLPSVLKEYKDKLFGLTIDPDRLAAIRHERKPNSRYASFAQCEFEVREVENLFRRENINYINSTHFSVEEISAKILVEKGVERRLK comes from the coding sequence ATGAAACGAACTGCTTTCTTCATTTCGGACGGCACAGGCATCACCGCAGAAACCCTGGGCCAGAGTCTTCTGGCACAGTTCGAGAACATAACCTTCACGAAACTGACCCGCCCGTACATAGACACCGCGGAAAAAGCGCGGGCCATGGTACAGCAAATCAATAATGCCGCGGAAAAGGACGGTGGCCGGCCGATCATCTTCGACACGCTGGTTAACCAGGAAATCCGTGACATTCTGGCCGAATCCAATGGCTTCATGATCGACATCTTCTCTTCGTTCCTTGCTCCGTTGGAACATGAGCTGATGTCACGTTCCTCGTATTCCGTTGGTAAATCCCACTCCATCAGCCACAACGCCAACTACATGGAGCGTATCGACGCGGTCAACTTCGCGCTCGATAACGACGATGGCGCCCGCACCCGCTATTACGACAAGGCCGACCTGATCCTCGTGGGCGTTTCCCGCTGCGGCAAGACGCCTACTTGTCTGTACATGGCGATGCAGTACGGCATCCGCGCCGCCAACTACCCGCTGACCGAGGACGACATGGAGCGCCTGCAGCTGCCCAGCGTGCTCAAGGAGTACAAGGACAAGCTGTTCGGCCTGACCATTGATCCCGACCGCCTGGCTGCCATTCGCCACGAGCGTAAACCCAACAGTCGTTACGCCAGTTTCGCCCAGTGCGAGTTCGAAGTTCGCGAAGTGGAAAATCTCTTCCGCCGCGAGAACATCAACTACATCAACTCGACCCATTTCTCTGTCGAGGAAATCTCCGCAAAGATCCTCGTGGAGAAAGGCGTCGAGCGTCGACTCAAATAA
- the ppsA gene encoding phosphoenolpyruvate synthase encodes MVEYVVSLDKLGNHDVERVGGKNASLGEMISNLAGAGVSVPGGFATTAQAYRDFMELSGLNEQIHALLDALDVDDVNALAKAGAQIRGWVMEAQFPPQLDADIRTAFAEMSGGNDNMAVAVRSSATAEDLPDASFAGQQETFLNIRGVDNVIRATKEVFASLFNDRAIAYRVHQGFDHKLVALSAGVQRMVRSETGTAGVMFTLDTESGFRDVVFITGAYGLGETVVQGAVNPDEFYVHKHTLEAGRPAILRRNLGSKAIKMVYGAEASAGKSVKTVDVDQADRMRFCLTDEEVTNLAKQAMTIEKHYGRPMDIEWAKDGDDNQLYIVQARPETVKSRSSANVMERYLLKEKGTVLVEGRAIGQRIGAGPVKVIHDVSEMDKVQPGDVLVSDMTDPDWEPVMKRASAIVTNRGGRTCHAAIIARELGIPAVVGCGNATELLKDGQRVTVSCAEGDTGLIFDGELGFDIRQNSIDAMPELPFKIMMNVGNPDRAFDFAHLPNEGVGLARLEFIINRMIGVHPKALLNFEGLPADVKSSVEKRIAGYDDPVNFYVEKLVEGVSTLAAAFWPKKVIVRLSDFKSNEYANLIGGKLYEPEEENPMLGFRGASRYISDSFRDCFELECRAMKKVRDVMGLTNVELMVPFVRTLGEASQVIDLLAKYGLKRGENGLRVIMMCELPSNALLADEFLEFFDGFSIGSNDMTQLTLGLDRDSGIIAHLFDERNPAVKKLLANAIQACNKAGKYIGICGQGPSDHPDLAKWLMEQGIESVSLNPDSVLDTWFFLADREI; translated from the coding sequence TTGGTAGAGTACGTAGTTTCCCTCGATAAGCTCGGCAATCATGACGTTGAGCGTGTAGGGGGCAAGAACGCCTCCCTCGGCGAGATGATCAGCAACCTCGCGGGCGCGGGTGTTTCGGTGCCTGGCGGTTTCGCCACTACGGCCCAGGCCTATCGTGATTTCATGGAGCTCAGCGGTCTCAATGAGCAGATCCATGCGCTTCTCGATGCGCTGGACGTGGATGACGTGAACGCCCTCGCCAAAGCCGGCGCGCAGATTCGCGGTTGGGTGATGGAAGCACAGTTCCCGCCGCAACTGGATGCCGATATCCGCACCGCCTTCGCGGAGATGTCCGGCGGCAATGACAACATGGCAGTCGCGGTGCGTTCCTCGGCTACCGCAGAAGACCTGCCGGATGCTTCGTTCGCCGGTCAGCAGGAAACCTTCCTCAACATCCGCGGCGTGGACAACGTGATCCGCGCGACCAAGGAAGTGTTCGCCTCGCTGTTCAATGACCGTGCCATTGCTTACCGCGTGCACCAGGGCTTCGATCACAAGCTGGTCGCCCTGTCTGCCGGTGTGCAGCGCATGGTGCGTTCGGAAACCGGCACCGCCGGTGTCATGTTCACGCTGGATACCGAATCCGGCTTCCGTGACGTGGTGTTCATCACCGGTGCTTACGGCCTGGGTGAGACGGTCGTTCAGGGCGCGGTCAATCCGGACGAATTCTACGTGCACAAGCACACCCTGGAAGCCGGACGTCCCGCCATCCTGCGCCGCAACCTGGGCAGCAAGGCGATCAAGATGGTGTACGGCGCTGAAGCCAGCGCCGGCAAGTCGGTCAAGACTGTCGATGTCGATCAGGCCGATCGCATGCGCTTCTGCCTGACGGACGAAGAAGTGACCAACCTCGCCAAGCAGGCGATGACCATCGAGAAACACTACGGTCGTCCGATGGACATCGAATGGGCCAAAGATGGCGATGACAACCAGCTGTATATCGTCCAGGCGCGTCCGGAAACCGTTAAGAGCCGCAGCAGCGCCAATGTCATGGAGCGCTACCTGCTGAAGGAAAAAGGCACCGTGCTGGTCGAAGGCCGTGCCATCGGTCAACGCATCGGCGCTGGCCCGGTCAAGGTCATCCACGACGTCAGCGAAATGGACAAGGTCCAGCCGGGCGACGTGCTGGTTTCCGACATGACCGACCCGGATTGGGAGCCGGTGATGAAGCGTGCCAGCGCCATCGTCACCAACCGTGGCGGGCGTACTTGCCATGCGGCGATCATCGCCCGCGAGCTGGGCATTCCCGCTGTGGTGGGTTGCGGTAACGCTACCGAGCTGCTGAAAGACGGCCAGCGCGTGACCGTTTCCTGCGCCGAAGGCGACACCGGCCTGATCTTCGATGGTGAGCTGGGCTTCGACATTCGCCAGAACTCCATCGACGCCATGCCGGAACTGCCGTTCAAGATCATGATGAACGTCGGCAATCCTGACCGTGCCTTCGACTTCGCGCATCTGCCGAACGAAGGCGTCGGCCTGGCGCGTCTCGAGTTCATCATCAACCGCATGATCGGCGTGCACCCCAAGGCGCTGCTGAACTTCGAAGGCCTGCCGGCCGATGTGAAGAGCAGCGTCGAGAAGCGCATTGCAGGCTACGACGATCCCGTCAATTTCTACGTCGAGAAGCTGGTCGAGGGCGTAAGTACCCTGGCAGCCGCCTTCTGGCCGAAGAAGGTCATCGTGCGCCTGTCGGACTTCAAGTCCAATGAATACGCCAACCTGATCGGCGGCAAGCTGTACGAGCCGGAAGAAGAAAACCCGATGCTGGGCTTCCGCGGTGCCTCGCGTTACATCAGTGACTCGTTCCGCGACTGCTTCGAGCTCGAATGCCGCGCGATGAAGAAGGTCCGCGACGTCATGGGTCTGACCAACGTCGAGCTGATGGTTCCCTTCGTGCGCACCCTGGGCGAAGCCTCGCAGGTCATCGATCTGTTGGCGAAGTACGGCCTCAAGCGTGGCGAGAATGGCCTACGCGTCATCATGATGTGCGAGCTGCCGTCCAACGCTCTGCTGGCAGATGAGTTCCTGGAGTTCTTCGATGGTTTCTCCATCGGCTCGAACGACATGACTCAGCTGACCCTGGGTCTGGACCGCGACTCCGGCATCATCGCCCACTTGTTCGACGAGCGTAACCCGGCGGTGAAGAAGCTGCTCGCCAACGCCATCCAGGCCTGCAACAAGGCCGGCAAGTACATCGGTATCTGTGGTCAGGGACCATCGGATCACCCTGACTTGGCCAAGTGGCTGATGGAGCAGGGCATCGAGAGCGTATCCCTCAACCCGGATTCGGTTCTCGACACCTGGTTCTTCCTCGCCGACCGTGAGATCTAA